The following coding sequences lie in one Brevibacterium marinum genomic window:
- the ltaE gene encoding low-specificity L-threonine aldolase: protein MDHMTHADLRSDTVTRPGRGMRSAMADAEVGDAVYDDCPTTKRLEAMTAELLGAEAALLFPTGTQSNLAGLMAHCGRGDEFIVGQAAHAYRNEGGGAAVLGSIQPQPLPNDPDGIIDLSTIAAAIKPDDFHNPITRLLALEDTFNGGCLADEYLVEATDLARNHGLATHLDGARMMNAAVATGREPAWIARRFDSVSLCLSKGLGAPVGSLLAGPRELIERARRIRKMLGGGMRQTGVIAAAGIYALENNVSRLREDHDRATRLAEIFHEFPELGAGQARTNMVFMSPSGIAMDDFTAFLVDRGIIVGGSYGTLRWVTHLDVDDEAIESVGRACKEYFDR from the coding sequence ATGGACCACATGACTCACGCCGATCTTCGTTCGGACACGGTCACCCGCCCCGGTCGGGGAATGCGCAGTGCCATGGCCGACGCCGAGGTGGGCGATGCGGTCTACGACGACTGTCCGACGACCAAGCGCCTCGAGGCGATGACCGCCGAACTCCTCGGCGCTGAAGCGGCGCTGCTCTTTCCCACCGGAACGCAGTCCAACCTCGCCGGGCTGATGGCCCACTGCGGACGCGGAGACGAATTCATCGTCGGCCAGGCCGCGCACGCCTACCGCAACGAGGGCGGCGGAGCGGCAGTGCTGGGCTCGATCCAGCCCCAACCCCTGCCGAACGACCCCGATGGCATCATCGACCTGAGCACGATCGCAGCCGCGATCAAACCCGATGACTTCCACAACCCGATCACGCGGCTGCTGGCCCTGGAGGACACGTTCAACGGGGGCTGTCTGGCCGATGAGTACCTTGTCGAAGCGACCGACCTGGCCCGCAACCATGGTCTGGCGACCCACCTGGACGGGGCGCGGATGATGAATGCGGCCGTCGCCACCGGTCGCGAACCGGCGTGGATCGCGCGACGGTTCGATTCGGTCTCACTGTGCCTGTCGAAAGGGCTCGGCGCACCCGTCGGCTCGCTCCTCGCCGGCCCCAGGGAGCTGATCGAACGTGCCAGGCGGATTCGCAAGATGCTCGGCGGCGGCATGCGCCAGACCGGAGTGATCGCCGCGGCAGGCATCTACGCGCTGGAGAACAACGTCAGCCGACTGCGCGAAGACCATGACCGGGCGACTCGATTGGCCGAGATCTTCCATGAGTTCCCCGAACTCGGGGCAGGGCAGGCCCGCACCAACATGGTGTTCATGTCGCCGTCGGGAATCGCCATGGATGACTTCACCGCATTCCTCGTCGATCGCGGCATCATCGTCGGCGGCAGCTACGGAACCCTGCGCTGGGTCACACACCTCGACGTCGACGATGAGGCGATCGAGTCCGTCGGACGGG
- a CDS encoding carboxymuconolactone decarboxylase family protein, translated as MNANRPYMDKSHPEVYKAMAQTAAASRKAARAAGLDDGLIELVNMRVSQINGCRTCLSVHAPAARKAGIDQLKLDVLPSWREAEIFDEREKSALLLAETLTVLDKMADRDEIAAEAGQHLSTEQIAAIEWTVTLINAFNRISIASNHPVAGAKDQ; from the coding sequence ATGAACGCGAACCGCCCGTATATGGACAAGTCCCACCCCGAGGTCTACAAAGCTATGGCCCAGACAGCGGCCGCCTCACGCAAGGCGGCGCGGGCAGCCGGCCTCGACGACGGCCTTATCGAACTGGTCAACATGAGGGTCTCCCAGATCAACGGCTGCCGGACCTGTCTGAGCGTTCACGCCCCGGCCGCACGAAAGGCCGGCATCGATCAGCTCAAACTCGATGTGCTGCCCAGCTGGCGCGAGGCGGAGATCTTCGACGAGCGCGAGAAATCCGCACTCCTGTTGGCCGAGACGCTGACCGTCCTCGACAAGATGGCCGATCGCGATGAGATCGCCGCCGAGGCGGGGCAGCACCTGAGCACCGAGCAGATCGCGGCCATCGAGTGGACCGTGACCCTGATCAACGCGTTCAACCGCATCTCGATCGCAAGCAACCACCCGGTCGCCGGCGCGAAGGACCAGTGA
- a CDS encoding GNAT family N-acetyltransferase translates to MSEALKDSTGADVHVELDEPGRAYVITVDSGEVAGRAHFLPGPDADTERIFHHTVVDEAFGGRGLSKVLVAQALADSREKGLTVVPVCPLFVKKLKDTGDDYQAEGGRFRTATGADLAIVKANG, encoded by the coding sequence ATGAGCGAAGCACTCAAGGATTCCACCGGCGCGGACGTGCATGTGGAACTCGATGAACCGGGACGTGCCTACGTCATCACCGTCGACTCGGGCGAAGTGGCCGGTCGCGCGCACTTCCTTCCCGGACCGGACGCCGACACGGAGCGGATCTTCCACCACACGGTCGTCGACGAAGCCTTCGGTGGACGCGGCCTGTCGAAGGTCCTCGTCGCCCAGGCACTGGCCGACTCCCGCGAGAAGGGATTGACGGTGGTGCCGGTCTGCCCGCTGTTCGTCAAGAAGCTCAAGGACACCGGCGATGACTATCAGGCCGAAGGCGGTCGTTTCCGCACGGCGACCGGCGCCGACCTCGCCATCGTCAAGGCGAACGGCTGA
- a CDS encoding pirin family protein — translation MSNVEAHPDQVVCRAGGLPGPQCDEQGRAPVEVITARDVPLGGPRAMTVRRTLPQRQRSLIGPWCFVDHYGPDDVASSGGMDVAPHPHTGLQTVSWLFDGAIEHIDSGGHTGLVLPGEVNLMTAGQGICHSEVSTEGTSTLHGVQLWLALPEHTRHQEAREFEHFAPEVTSFDGGELLVFLGQLWGTSSPVSTHSPLLGAEIRLDPGASIDLPVDETFEHGVLVDSGDVAVENVALPVDAIGYTGVGLTEMRISNRADTAARIVLLGGEPFPEQIVMWWNFVGRTHEEIQQFREEWQAEDDRFGAVDGYVGKGGPGQNADGLGRLPAPGLPDVVIKARRNPPPHVQGGPEDV, via the coding sequence ATGAGCAACGTCGAAGCACATCCGGACCAGGTGGTCTGCCGGGCCGGTGGTCTGCCCGGACCGCAATGCGATGAGCAGGGCCGGGCGCCGGTCGAGGTCATCACCGCCAGGGACGTTCCCCTCGGCGGGCCCAGGGCGATGACCGTGCGCCGCACCCTGCCTCAGCGTCAGCGCTCGCTCATCGGCCCGTGGTGCTTCGTCGACCACTACGGTCCCGATGACGTCGCGAGCTCGGGCGGGATGGACGTCGCCCCTCACCCGCATACCGGTCTGCAGACCGTGAGCTGGCTCTTCGACGGTGCCATCGAACACATCGACTCGGGCGGGCACACCGGACTCGTGCTGCCCGGGGAGGTCAACCTCATGACCGCCGGTCAGGGCATCTGCCATTCCGAGGTCTCGACCGAGGGGACGTCGACCCTCCACGGCGTGCAGCTGTGGCTGGCCCTGCCCGAGCACACCCGTCACCAGGAAGCACGCGAATTCGAGCACTTCGCACCCGAGGTCACGAGCTTCGATGGAGGTGAGCTCCTCGTCTTCCTCGGCCAGCTGTGGGGGACGTCCTCACCCGTGAGCACCCACTCGCCCCTCCTCGGCGCAGAGATCCGCCTGGACCCCGGCGCGAGCATCGACCTGCCCGTCGACGAGACCTTCGAACACGGTGTCCTCGTCGACTCCGGCGACGTCGCCGTCGAGAACGTTGCGCTGCCGGTCGACGCCATCGGCTACACCGGGGTCGGGCTGACGGAGATGCGGATCAGCAACCGCGCAGACACCGCGGCCAGGATCGTCCTCCTCGGCGGGGAGCCCTTCCCCGAGCAGATCGTCATGTGGTGGAACTTCGTCGGCCGCACCCACGAGGAGATCCAGCAGTTCCGCGAGGAGTGGCAGGCAGAGGACGACCGCTTCGGTGCCGTCGACGGCTATGTCGGCAAGGGTGGGCCCGGTCAGAATGCCGATGGACTCGGTCGGCTCCCCGCGCCGGGGTTGCCCGACGTCGTCATCAAGGCGCGGAGGAATCCGCCGCCCCACGTCCAGGGCGGACCCGAGGACGTCTGA
- a CDS encoding TRAP transporter permease — protein MTNDHRPEEGCEQTSGSSPAPSGVEEKGARTAIQVSQTGAVSAGTVEKYDRESRTRDIWSTKLALPLTVFAVGLSVYQIYYALFGGPPTLVHRGIHVGAILVLCFAVQRFRLGEVRKTPPWYDWLFIVGSVAIAVYLGLVFEKLTVSGGRFETIDVVFSSICLLLVLEAARRVTGPVLPILAVLFIVFDYYGRSMPGLFRHRGYDLDRIVTFMYESTEGIFSTAIGVSSTYIFLFILFGAILQKSGMGQFFNDIAMALAGQARGGPAKVAVLASGFLGSINGSAIANVVTTGAFTIPMMKRVGYQRNFAGAVESAASVGGQIMPPIMGAAAFIMAETLGVPYTQIVLVAIVPAVLYYLAILIQVHLRATSQGLSGISRENLPAVMDVMKERGHLLVPLLFLLYMLFFSGTTILFAAVTTIFVTIAAAMVRKSTRMSPLDIIHALRDGAITAVSVAVACACVGIIVGVATQTGFGVKLAGAIVTIGGGYLLPTLLLTAVACIILGMGLPSIPAYIIVSTMAAPALIQLEVPALAAHLFVFYFGLFANITPPVALAAFAAAGLSGGSPMRTGFLAMRLALGGLIVPFVFVYQPELLMLDGTAWDTVRATVILLIGVTLIAVAAEGHLFIPLPVWLRITIVVGAIGLVTPSHLYDLIGAVVAAAALAITMAMAKKQDRLAWREI, from the coding sequence ATGACGAACGACCATCGTCCCGAAGAGGGCTGCGAGCAGACCTCAGGATCGTCTCCGGCGCCGAGCGGGGTGGAAGAGAAAGGCGCGCGGACCGCTATCCAGGTTTCCCAGACTGGGGCTGTATCGGCGGGCACCGTCGAGAAGTACGACCGCGAATCGCGCACCCGTGACATCTGGTCGACCAAGCTGGCACTGCCGCTGACGGTTTTCGCAGTCGGGCTCTCGGTCTACCAGATCTACTACGCTCTGTTCGGCGGACCGCCGACCCTCGTCCACCGTGGAATCCACGTAGGGGCGATCCTCGTGCTCTGCTTCGCCGTGCAGCGCTTCCGTCTCGGCGAAGTTCGGAAGACCCCGCCATGGTATGACTGGCTGTTCATCGTCGGATCGGTCGCCATCGCGGTCTATCTGGGCCTCGTGTTCGAGAAGCTGACCGTCAGCGGCGGCCGTTTCGAGACCATCGATGTCGTCTTCTCCTCGATCTGCCTGCTGCTCGTGCTCGAGGCTGCGCGACGAGTCACCGGACCGGTGCTGCCGATCCTCGCAGTGCTCTTCATCGTCTTTGACTACTATGGGCGATCGATGCCGGGGCTGTTCCGGCATCGCGGCTATGATCTCGACCGGATCGTCACCTTCATGTATGAGTCGACCGAGGGCATCTTCTCTACAGCGATCGGGGTGTCCTCGACCTACATCTTCCTCTTCATCCTGTTCGGAGCTATTCTGCAGAAGTCGGGGATGGGCCAGTTCTTCAATGACATCGCCATGGCCCTGGCCGGACAGGCTCGGGGAGGACCCGCGAAGGTTGCAGTCCTCGCCTCTGGCTTCCTCGGCTCGATCAACGGTTCGGCGATTGCCAACGTCGTCACCACCGGAGCCTTCACGATTCCGATGATGAAGCGGGTGGGCTATCAACGCAATTTCGCCGGGGCGGTGGAGTCCGCTGCCTCGGTGGGTGGTCAGATCATGCCGCCGATCATGGGCGCTGCCGCCTTCATCATGGCCGAGACTCTCGGCGTGCCCTACACCCAGATCGTACTCGTCGCCATCGTACCTGCGGTGCTCTACTATCTGGCAATCCTCATCCAGGTCCATCTGCGCGCGACAAGCCAGGGTCTGAGTGGAATCAGCCGTGAGAACCTGCCGGCTGTGATGGATGTGATGAAGGAGCGCGGACACCTGCTGGTGCCACTGCTCTTCCTGCTCTACATGCTCTTCTTTTCCGGTACCACGATCCTGTTCGCCGCTGTGACCACGATCTTCGTCACGATTGCCGCAGCGATGGTGCGAAAGAGCACCCGGATGTCGCCACTGGACATCATCCACGCTCTGCGCGACGGCGCGATCACGGCAGTCTCTGTGGCGGTGGCCTGCGCCTGCGTGGGCATCATCGTCGGTGTGGCCACCCAGACGGGCTTCGGCGTCAAGCTGGCTGGGGCCATTGTGACCATCGGCGGCGGTTATCTCCTGCCGACTCTGCTGCTGACAGCGGTCGCGTGCATCATCTTGGGAATGGGCCTGCCGAGCATTCCGGCCTACATCATCGTCTCCACGATGGCGGCTCCGGCACTCATCCAGCTCGAGGTCCCGGCTCTGGCCGCACACCTGTTCGTGTTCTACTTCGGACTCTTCGCCAACATCACCCCACCGGTCGCACTCGCGGCTTTCGCGGCGGCCGGACTGTCGGGCGGCAGTCCGATGCGAACCGGGTTCCTGGCCATGCGTCTGGCCCTGGGCGGATTGATCGTGCCGTTCGTCTTCGTGTATCAGCCGGAGCTTCTCATGCTCGACGGCACCGCGTGGGACACGGTTCGAGCGACTGTCATCCTGCTCATCGGGGTCACGCTCATCGCTGTCGCGGCTGAGGGCCATCTTTTCATTCCGCTGCCGGTCTGGCTGCGCATCACCATCGTCGTGGGCGCGATCGGGCTTGTCACCCCGAGTCATCTCTACGACCTCATCGGTGCCGTCGTGGCCGCAGCCGCCCTGGCCATTACAATGGCGATGGCCAAGAAGCAGGACAGACTCGCATGGCGAGAGATCTGA
- a CDS encoding DUF1850 domain-containing protein: MTWMHSVDKTPWWEYYDIVGGEFVLDCTELALMGAGTPFNAPRTEIDGDMVSLCGLDEHFPVIRWIHSHRVHHRIYLDEELLLRTHAIDHHVRAEMIVIGD; encoded by the coding sequence ATGACCTGGATGCATTCGGTCGACAAGACTCCCTGGTGGGAGTACTACGACATCGTCGGCGGTGAGTTCGTCCTTGACTGCACCGAGCTTGCCCTCATGGGGGCCGGGACACCGTTCAACGCACCGCGGACCGAGATCGACGGCGACATGGTCAGTTTGTGCGGACTCGATGAGCACTTCCCCGTCATTCGGTGGATCCATTCTCATCGAGTCCACCACAGGATCTACCTCGACGAAGAGCTGCTTTTGCGCACACATGCCATCGATCATCACGTACGCGCCGAAATGATTGTGATCGGAGACTGA
- a CDS encoding TAXI family TRAP transporter solute-binding subunit, translated as MKRTLRRSRVATAAAGLAAVTLLATGCGGGGGGSGEEGEANADFITIATGGSSGVYYQVGATMSEVLADELGADTSVQSTGASVENLTLIQDGGAELAFTQGDAVDQALAGEGAFEGKKIDSLPVVANLYNQYVQLVTIEGSGIESIDDLKGKAVSVGDQNSGVELNARTVVDAYGLSYDDFDADYLPYAEAIDQMRNGQLEAAFVTSGLPNSAVTDLATSDDVKVVPFTGDGREKLLSEHSYFGEGEVPAGTYGDNEAADTLTIPNLLVASPSLSDDAVYDITQTLFDNLDQIQASHNAATDITVDTAQDVPVSELAPGADKYFDEQG; from the coding sequence ATGAAGCGCACTCTTCGCCGATCACGGGTCGCCACCGCAGCGGCAGGACTCGCCGCCGTGACGTTGCTGGCCACTGGCTGCGGTGGTGGCGGTGGTGGCAGCGGTGAGGAAGGCGAAGCGAACGCTGACTTCATCACGATTGCGACAGGTGGATCGTCCGGGGTCTACTACCAGGTCGGAGCCACCATGTCCGAGGTGCTGGCCGACGAGCTCGGTGCTGACACCTCAGTCCAGTCGACGGGGGCCTCGGTCGAAAACCTCACCCTGATCCAGGACGGCGGGGCGGAATTGGCCTTCACCCAAGGTGACGCCGTCGACCAAGCGCTCGCCGGCGAAGGCGCATTCGAGGGCAAGAAGATCGACTCCTTGCCGGTTGTCGCCAACCTCTACAACCAGTACGTGCAGCTGGTGACCATCGAGGGATCAGGCATCGAAAGTATTGACGATCTCAAGGGCAAAGCGGTCTCCGTCGGCGACCAGAACTCGGGCGTCGAACTCAATGCGCGCACGGTCGTCGACGCCTACGGCCTCAGCTACGATGACTTCGACGCCGACTACCTGCCGTACGCCGAAGCCATCGACCAGATGCGCAACGGCCAGCTCGAGGCCGCCTTCGTCACGAGCGGACTGCCGAACTCGGCCGTGACCGACCTGGCCACCAGCGACGATGTCAAGGTGGTCCCCTTTACCGGAGACGGACGCGAGAAGCTGCTGTCGGAGCATTCGTACTTCGGAGAGGGAGAAGTGCCAGCCGGCACATACGGAGACAATGAGGCTGCGGACACGCTGACCATCCCGAACCTGCTCGTAGCCAGCCCGTCCCTGAGCGATGACGCCGTCTACGACATTACACAGACCCTGTTCGACAACCTCGATCAGATTCAGGCTTCGCACAATGCGGCCACGGACATCACCGTCGACACAGCCCAGGACGTGCCCGTCAGCGAGCTCGCGCCCGGGGCCGATAAGTATTTCGACGAACAGGGCTGA
- a CDS encoding GNAT family N-acetyltransferase — MSETVQDSTGARVRVEHDEPNSAFVVRDDSGEVAGRAHYLTGPGSETERIMYHTEVGEEFSGRGLAKILVSHALKESSDSMRTVVPVCPLFAERLKEHGNDFLAIGGRYRWATEADLEFVKQNV; from the coding sequence ATGTCTGAAACAGTGCAGGATTCCACCGGTGCCAGAGTGAGAGTGGAACACGACGAACCGAACTCGGCCTTCGTGGTCAGAGACGACTCCGGAGAAGTCGCCGGACGGGCCCACTACCTCACCGGTCCCGGATCGGAGACCGAGCGGATCATGTACCACACGGAAGTCGGCGAGGAATTCTCGGGACGCGGCCTGGCGAAGATCCTCGTCTCCCATGCGCTCAAGGAGAGCAGCGACAGCATGAGGACGGTGGTGCCGGTCTGTCCGCTCTTCGCCGAACGCCTCAAAGAGCACGGCAACGACTTCCTCGCCATCGGGGGCCGATACCGCTGGGCCACCGAAGCGGATCTGGAGTTCGTGAAGCAGAACGTCTGA
- a CDS encoding MMPL family transporter, translated as MSHRLLSSTPPKSDISPSTTAAEEPSAHTSPVPARRSLVALFAVLLVAWVGVAGVGGPYFGKISEVATNDRSSFLPESAESTKAQSLIDDFSDDDAVPAIVVLENRDGVTEQDATKLDDLTTALDDEGLLATEASPAIPAEDGEALELVLPVSSETTADDVETIRSVIGEEFSASTGGADSSDGDSGTAVSVHVTGPAGFSADLSEAFAGIDGILLLVALIAVFVILVIVYRSPLLPVIVLFTSVAALSASIFVIWHLADAGILLINGQVQGILFILVVGATTDYSLLVVARFRDALLTERDRVRAGLAALKGVLEPIAASGGTVIAGLLVLLLTDLASTTALGPVAAIGILVAMCAALTFLPAALIIIGRSVFWPFLPKVRSAGAGTKKGLWSRIAEVVAARPRVIWIGLVVLLALPLIAFPQFKASGVAQSDFVLGDSEARDGQDVLAEHFPGGSGSPTQIVLAEDHLEEAAQAIGSLGGVESMTVVADDTPSGTVAIDDEGTLQAPQGRGGTDAAGGAPASPPAPTEVDGQVLLEVTLSDAADSLAAEDTVTSIRDAVHDVDAEALVGGETAVDLDTNTTAEADRALAIPLILLVITVILILLLRSLVAPLLLVALTVLSFGTALGVSALVFNHIIGFSGADPSVPLYAFVFLVALGIDYNIFLMSRVREESLRFGTRTGVLSGLVATGGVITSAGIVLAATFAALAVIPVMFLFQLAFIVTFGVLLDAILVRSLVVPALVYDIGRSVWCPWRKRIPVDVGRGD; from the coding sequence ATGTCGCACCGACTGCTTTCGAGCACTCCCCCGAAATCCGATATCTCCCCATCGACCACAGCCGCGGAAGAACCCTCGGCGCACACGTCGCCTGTCCCCGCCCGACGCTCCCTCGTCGCCCTCTTCGCAGTCCTCCTCGTCGCGTGGGTCGGCGTCGCCGGGGTCGGCGGTCCCTATTTCGGCAAGATCTCCGAGGTGGCCACCAATGACCGGTCGTCCTTCCTGCCCGAATCGGCCGAATCGACGAAGGCGCAGTCGCTCATCGACGACTTCAGTGATGATGATGCGGTGCCCGCGATCGTCGTCCTCGAGAACCGGGACGGCGTCACCGAACAGGACGCCACGAAACTCGATGACCTGACGACAGCGCTCGACGACGAAGGACTGCTGGCAACCGAGGCTTCACCGGCCATCCCCGCCGAAGACGGCGAAGCACTCGAGCTCGTCCTTCCCGTCTCGTCCGAGACCACGGCTGACGACGTCGAAACCATCCGGTCCGTCATCGGCGAAGAGTTCTCCGCCTCCACAGGCGGTGCAGACAGTTCGGACGGCGACAGCGGAACGGCAGTCTCCGTCCACGTCACCGGCCCGGCGGGATTCTCCGCGGATCTCTCGGAGGCATTCGCCGGCATCGACGGCATCCTCCTGCTCGTCGCCCTCATCGCGGTCTTCGTCATCCTCGTCATCGTCTACCGCTCGCCGCTGCTGCCGGTGATCGTCCTCTTCACCTCGGTGGCGGCGCTGTCGGCTTCGATCTTCGTCATCTGGCACCTCGCCGATGCGGGAATCCTGCTCATCAACGGCCAGGTCCAAGGGATCCTATTCATCCTCGTCGTTGGAGCCACCACCGACTACTCCCTGCTCGTCGTCGCCCGCTTCCGCGATGCCCTTCTGACCGAAAGAGACAGAGTCAGAGCCGGGTTGGCAGCGCTCAAGGGCGTACTCGAGCCGATCGCGGCATCGGGCGGGACCGTCATCGCCGGCCTCCTCGTCCTCCTGCTGACCGACTTGGCCTCGACGACAGCGCTCGGTCCCGTGGCGGCGATCGGAATCCTCGTGGCGATGTGTGCCGCGCTCACGTTCCTGCCCGCGGCCCTGATCATCATCGGCCGGTCCGTCTTCTGGCCGTTCCTGCCGAAGGTCCGCTCGGCGGGAGCCGGCACGAAGAAGGGCCTGTGGTCGCGCATCGCCGAGGTGGTCGCCGCGCGTCCGCGCGTGATCTGGATCGGTCTCGTCGTCCTCCTCGCCCTGCCCCTGATCGCCTTCCCGCAGTTCAAGGCCTCAGGTGTGGCGCAGAGCGACTTCGTCCTCGGTGACTCCGAGGCCCGCGACGGCCAGGACGTCCTCGCCGAACATTTCCCCGGTGGGTCCGGATCGCCGACACAGATCGTCCTGGCCGAGGACCACCTCGAGGAAGCAGCGCAGGCCATCGGCAGCCTCGGCGGCGTCGAATCGATGACTGTCGTCGCAGACGACACCCCCAGCGGGACCGTCGCCATCGACGACGAGGGCACTCTCCAGGCACCACAGGGCCGCGGAGGAACGGATGCGGCCGGGGGAGCGCCGGCGTCCCCACCTGCACCTACCGAGGTCGACGGACAGGTTCTGCTCGAGGTCACCTTGTCCGATGCGGCCGACTCGCTCGCTGCCGAGGACACCGTCACCTCGATCCGCGACGCCGTCCATGACGTCGACGCTGAGGCCCTCGTGGGCGGGGAGACGGCGGTCGACCTCGACACGAACACCACCGCCGAGGCGGATCGGGCCCTGGCGATCCCGCTCATCCTCCTCGTCATCACCGTGATCCTCATCCTCCTGCTGAGGTCCCTCGTCGCTCCGCTGCTGCTGGTGGCGCTGACGGTGCTGTCCTTCGGCACGGCACTCGGCGTCTCGGCATTGGTCTTCAACCACATCATCGGCTTCTCCGGAGCCGATCCCTCGGTGCCGCTGTACGCGTTCGTGTTCCTCGTGGCGCTGGGCATCGACTACAACATCTTCCTTATGTCCCGGGTGCGTGAGGAGTCGCTGCGGTTCGGCACCCGCACGGGCGTGCTCAGCGGACTCGTAGCGACCGGCGGGGTCATCACCTCGGCGGGAATCGTGCTCGCGGCGACCTTCGCGGCCCTCGCGGTCATCCCGGTCATGTTCCTGTTCCAGCTGGCCTTCATCGTCACCTTCGGCGTCCTGCTCGACGCGATCCTCGTCCGCTCGCTCGTCGTCCCTGCTCTCGTCTACGACATCGGCCGCAGCGTCTGGTGTCCGTGGCGCAAGCGGATTCCCGTCGACGTGGGCCGCGGTGACTGA
- a CDS encoding LuxR C-terminal-related transcriptional regulator, translating to MEDHPIVSLGLATVVSAQEDMFVVGRAAQTHEVFDLLDSESAQLVILPLRFEGESKGLEICREIKAMDEAPWVLMYTSFMSTSDATLAFLSGADSFLTKNRSEANLLETIRATVRGNRVWMSGLDAVSTAKDLDDRINSSVLTKRESEVIGFVLQRFSNAEIAGELCISVTTVKSHVSNSFQKLGLRNRRELFSSDDTL from the coding sequence GTGGAAGACCATCCGATCGTCAGTCTGGGCCTGGCCACCGTTGTCTCCGCACAGGAGGACATGTTCGTCGTCGGCCGAGCTGCGCAGACTCATGAAGTCTTCGACCTCTTGGACTCGGAATCAGCGCAACTTGTGATCCTGCCACTGCGATTCGAAGGGGAGAGTAAAGGGCTCGAGATCTGCCGTGAGATCAAGGCCATGGATGAGGCTCCGTGGGTCCTCATGTACACCTCGTTCATGTCCACCAGCGACGCGACCTTGGCGTTTCTGTCGGGTGCCGACAGTTTCCTGACGAAGAACAGGTCCGAAGCGAATCTGCTGGAAACGATCAGGGCGACTGTGCGGGGCAACAGGGTGTGGATGTCGGGGCTCGACGCCGTGAGTACGGCGAAAGATCTCGACGACCGTATCAACTCCTCTGTACTGACCAAACGTGAATCAGAGGTGATCGGTTTCGTCCTGCAACGATTCAGCAACGCCGAAATTGCAGGTGAGCTCTGCATCAGCGTCACCACCGTCAAGTCTCACGTGTCCAATTCGTTTCAGAAACTGGGGCTGAGGAATCGGCGCGAGCTCTTCTCCTCGGACGACACTCTCTGA
- a CDS encoding acetamidase/formamidase family protein: MLKVPSTKSHSVFSSEISAVATAAQGESFVLETCDCYAGQIRSEAVLRPDIDMSEFNRATGPVEVADVTAGDWLLVDIERVSVGDHGVMAVSPGLGLLGDRVIEADSRIVPVRDGRAWVTDSLSVEIVPMVGVIGVAPGVGEVDTELPGTHGGNLDTRFVTTGNRILLQARHEGGLLSAGDLHAAQGDGELGGTGIEIAGEVQLSVRKVEYDGTLPAVEHPSSLSLLSSAKSISEAVRAGFDEAVELMARWHRLDWEEAYRLTSIVSHAEISQMVNPLQTARITIPRQWCALDFD; encoded by the coding sequence ATGCTGAAAGTGCCGTCCACAAAGTCGCATTCCGTCTTCTCCAGTGAGATATCCGCCGTTGCGACTGCGGCGCAGGGGGAATCATTCGTTTTGGAGACGTGTGATTGCTATGCGGGTCAGATCCGCTCGGAAGCCGTCCTGCGTCCTGACATCGACATGTCTGAATTCAATCGAGCCACCGGGCCCGTCGAAGTCGCCGACGTCACGGCCGGTGATTGGCTCCTCGTGGACATTGAGCGTGTGTCCGTCGGTGATCACGGGGTGATGGCGGTGTCCCCGGGGCTCGGTCTCCTCGGCGATCGAGTCATCGAAGCCGACTCACGGATCGTGCCCGTCCGCGATGGCCGGGCCTGGGTGACGGATAGTCTGTCAGTCGAGATCGTTCCCATGGTCGGAGTCATCGGTGTGGCTCCGGGCGTCGGTGAGGTGGATACCGAGCTGCCGGGCACCCACGGAGGAAACCTCGACACCCGGTTCGTCACGACAGGCAACCGAATCCTTCTGCAGGCCCGGCACGAGGGAGGCCTTCTGTCTGCAGGTGACCTTCATGCGGCACAAGGAGACGGGGAGCTGGGCGGAACCGGAATCGAGATTGCAGGAGAGGTGCAGCTGAGTGTGAGGAAGGTGGAATACGACGGTACTCTGCCGGCAGTGGAGCACCCCAGCAGTCTGAGCCTTCTCAGCAGTGCGAAGAGCATCTCCGAAGCAGTACGGGCTGGATTCGACGAAGCGGTCGAGCTGATGGCCCGCTGGCACCGTCTGGACTGGGAAGAGGCGTACCGATTGACAAGCATCGTGTCTCACGCCGAGATCAGCCAAATGGTCAATCCGCTGCAGACCGCGCGAATCACCATTCCCCGCCAGTGGTGCGCTCTGGACTTCGACTGA